The nucleotide sequence AGGCCGGATAGGTGACCCTCATTCAGTACTATCCCGGGGAGTCTCTGTTCCATAGGCTCGACCCCCGGGTCAAGATCCTCATCCTTCTCTTGCTGACCGTCGTCATCTTCATCGTTGAGAACTTCTTCGTCATCGCCATCATCTTTGCGACCATCTTGGCCCTCTGGACCAGCGCCCGGTTACCCCTCAAAGCGGTGGCCTCGTACTTCAAGTTCCTCCTCAGCCTCTTTGTCTTCTTGACCATCCTCCAGGCCCTCTTCTATCCAGGCACCAGGGTTCTGGTCCATCCGATCATCCCCGACGTCGTCCCGCTCCTCGGAGGCTCGGGGACCATCACCGTCGAGGGGCTCCTCTTCGGCCTGTTGATCTGCTTCCGTCTTCTCGTCCTGGTCTGTCTGCTCCCCCTGATCACCATGACCACGCCCATTCACATGTTCGCCCTGGGCCTGGTGAGGATGGGGATGACCTACAGGATCGCCTATACCGCGACGACGGCCATCAACATGATCCCGACCCTCCAAACGGAGACCGGTGTGATCATCGACGCCCAGCGCCTCAGGGGCTTCACCGTCTTCGAGAAGGGGACGATTGTGCAGAAGATGAGGGCCTATCCGGCCTTGGTTGTCCCCCTGGTCATCGGGGCCATGCGCCGGGCCCAGTTGATGGGCGTGGCCATGGACGCCAGGGCCTTCGGGGCCCTCGACAAGCGTTCCTACGTCGAGGATATCGCCATGCGTCCGATGGACTGGGTGGCGGCCGGCGTCCTCGTGGTCTACTCGGCCGCCACGCTCTTGGCCAACTTCACCCTGTAGAGAGGGGACGTACCAGTGTCTGACGTCCTGGTAAAAATAGAGAACCTGGCTTACCGGTATCCCCGGACCAAGCGTTATGTCCTGACCGACATCAACCTGGAAGTCGAGCGGGGCGAGTTCGTCGCCATCATGGGCGCCAACGGCTCCGGCAAGACCACTCTGTGCCAGTGCCTCAACGGGGTCATCCCCCACTCGCAGGGCGGCCGCCTGAAGGGCCGGGTCACCGTTGCCGGTCTCGACACTCAAACGAGCTTCACCTCCCAGCTCGCCCAGAAGGTCGGGATGGTCCTGGACGATCCGGAGACGCAGCTCTTCACAACGAAGATCAGCAACGAGATCGCCTTCGGCCCGGAGAACCTCTGCCATCCGGTCAAAGAGATCATCGAGCGGATCGGCTGGACGCTCAAGGTCGTCCGGCTCGAGGGGTTCGAGGATCGGCCCCCGACGGCCCTCTCCGGCGGGCAAAAGCAGCGTTTGGCCATCGCCGCGGCGCTGTCCATGTTGCCCGAGGTGATGGTCCTCGACGAACCCACCTCGCAACTGGACCCCGTCGGGACGGTCGAGGTCTTCGAGGTCATCCAGGAGCTCAAGGAGCGGCATGGGATGACCATCTTGATGGCCACCCACAAGAGCGAGGAGATCGCCCGCTTCGCCGACAAGGTGGTCGTCCTTCAGGAAGGCAGGATGGTCGCCTGTGACCGTCCTCAGGTCATCTTCTCCGACGCCAAGCTGATGCGCGAGACCTGGATCAGGCCCCCGCAGGTCTCGGAGTTGGCTTCGTACTTGGGCGAGCGTGGGGTGAACCTCCCGGCCTGCCCGGTGCTCAAGTCCGACGCCGTGGAAGCCGTTACCCAGCTTCTGTCAGCCAAGGAGTGAAGACAGTGGAAGAACCGGTGATTCAGGTCCAGAACCTCACCTACACCTACCCCGGCGGCTTCACGGCTCTCCGTGAGATCAACTTCAGTGTCCGGAGGAACGAGTTTGTTGGGATCATCGGACAGAACGGCGCGGGCAAATCGACCCTCCTCAAGAACATCACCGGGCTGCTGACGCCCGCCGTCGGGCGGGTGGTCGTCCACGGCTTTGACACCCGGCGGGCCAAGGTGGCGGACATCGCCACCCATGTCGGTTTTGTCCTCCAGAACCCCGACCGGCAACTGTTCGCCCAGACCGTCCGGGAAGAGGTCGCCTTCGGACCCAAGAACCTCGGCCTCCCGGATTCCGATATCGAGGAACGGGTCCAGACCGCCCTCGCCTATGTGGGACTTGAAGGCAACCGGGAGGGCTTCCCTCCGGCCCTGAGCAAGGGCGACCGGGCCAAGGTGGTCATCGCTTCAGTCCTGGCCATGCGGCCGGAGCTGATCATCCTCGACGAGCCGACCAGCGGACAGGACTATCGGGGCTGCTATCAGATCATGGATATCGCCCGTGCGTTCCATCAATCGGGCCACACCGTGGTCGTCGTCACCCACCACATGGCCCTCGTCGCCGAGTACGCCGACCGGGTCATCGTCATGGGCAACGGCAGCATCCTCATGGACGACACGACTCGCAACGTCTTCGCCCGGCCCGACCTTCTCCGTCAGACCTACATCACGCCGCCCCAGATCACCCAGGTCGCCTCCGAGCTGAATGGGGCCGTCGGTCTGACGGAAACCGTCCTCCGCGTCCCCGAGCTCGGCGAGGCCGTCCTCCGCCGGCTGGGCGGGAAGGTCCCCCAGAACTAACCCCCATCGTCGCCGGAGGACCCCGATGATCATTGACGGCCATGTCCATTTGACCCGGCCCCTGTCCATGCTCCTTGAAGGGATGAACGCGGCCGGTGTCGACCGGGCGGTAGTCTGTTCGGCCGGCCTGGCCGAGGGCGAGACGATCACCGACCTGGCCACCGCCCGCCTGGGGATGGACCGCATCGCCCGGGCAGGGGCGCAGGCGGGTTACGGTGCCGACCGCCTATGGGCAATCAACGAAGGGCTGGCGGCGGCCGTAAAAGCTTCCAGCGGCCGAATCGGAGCCCTCGGGAAACTCGATCTCCATCTGCCCGACGAGGTCGTGGCCCATGAACTCGAGCACCTCCGCGACCTCGGCCTGTGGGGCGTCGGTGAGACCGTCGGTCTCCACGGTCGGGTCGAGCGGCTTGAGCCCGTCCTCCGGGCGTTATCAAACGCCCCTCGGCCGGTGCTTCCGGTATGGATCCATGGGGACTACCCGATGGATGCGGACGACCTGGAGCAGGTCCTGGCCCTCGCCCGAGGGTACCCGGCGGTCCCCATCGTCATCGGCCACCTTGGCGGGGACCATTGGATCCCGGTCATCGACGGGGCCCGCCGGCTGGACCATGTCTACCTCGATACCTCCGAGGCCGTGAACCTTGTCGCCGTGCGGGTGGCCGCCGCGGAAATGCCTGACCGTCTCCTCTTCGGTTCCGATTTCCCCTGGGAAGACCCGCGGGTGGCCTTGATGCGGGTCGGGCAAGTGGGTCTGGAATCGCCGGCGCTCCAGAGGATTCTTGGACAGAATGCGCTGGCTCTCTGGCCAAACCTTTGAAAGTCGAACTCCCGGATGACCGCGGCGGGGAGGAGGCGTGGTGAAAGAGCTGCCGGCCTCTCGGGAGTCGACGGCCCAATGATAAAAGGAGGAGCAGCCATGACCAATCCTGTTGTTACCGGCCGGGAAGCGGGACTCAAAAAGTACCTTGGGACGACCCACCCCGCGGTAATCGCCGTCTGGGCGGCCCTGATCGCGGTAGCGAACCTACTCCCCTCGATTCCCTTGATCGGCACGGGTGGTACCTTCAGTGTCAGCGCGGCTCTACTTCCCCTGGCCGGAATCTTCTTTGGTCCTATCCCGGGCGCCGTCTGCGCCGCCATCGGTCAGTTCATCGGTCAGATCCTCGCCCCGCACATCGCCTGGCTCGGCATGGGGACCTTCATCATCGGGACGACCAACGCCCTCGTTGCCGGCTTCATATCTCGTAAGAACTGGGTCGCTCCGGTGGCCATCATCGCCCTCTTCACCCTCCTCTGGTTCACCACCGCCATCGGCCAGCAGGCCGTCCTCTTCCCGATCGTGGTCTACGGTTCGGGTATCGTCATCGGTCTGGTCGGAGCTCTCTGGGGAGCGAGGCTGCTGGAGAAGGACAACCCCGTGGGTCGAGGCGTCGCCATCTGGCTGGCCTCCTACGCCGGCTTCATGGCCGCGGCCGCGGTCGGCAACTACCTCGGCATCCTGGTCGTCAAGATCCCGGCCAAGGTCTGGAATGTCCTGGCCTTCGTGACCCCGGTGGAACGGACGATCTTCTCTCTGGGCGCCATGATCATCGGTATTCCGCTCCTCGTCGGCCTCCCGAAGATCGGCATTTTCGTGGGCCCGCAGCCCAAGGAAGAAGACGACGACTGAGCTTCAGCGTTTCGGGCGGAGGAGGTCCAAAGCTCCTCCTCCGCCCGGGCCCCTAATTTGCCGGAGGTGACCGACAGAGTGTTCAGTGTCAACGAAGAAGCCGCGAAGATTGCCCGCCGGATGATCTCCGAGGCTGACCTACTCAACATTGAAGTTAGCAGGCTGGACAACGGTGCGACCGTTCTCGACTGCGGGGTTTCCGCGGCCGGGGGATGGCTGGCCGGAAAACACTTCGTCGCCGTAACCATAGCCGGACTCGGCGAAGTCGCCTTCGGCACCTTCCAACTCAGCGGACTTGTCCTTCCCTCGATCGACGTCTACGTCGACCGGCCGGGGATCGCCTGCCTGTCGTCGCAGTTCTCGGGGTGGCGCATCCCCGGGGTCAGGTACAACACCCTGGCGCCGCTCGGGTCCGGGCCGGCCCGGGCCATCGCCCAGAACGACAAGTTCTGCAAGCCGGTCCCTTACGTGGACAAGAACCACGAGGTCGTCTGGGCCATCCAGACCACCGTCCTTCCGGATGTCGCCATGACCGATTCGGTCGCCGCCGCCTGCGGCGCCGAGCCGGAGAACCTCTATGTCCTGGCCGCCGCCACCGGGAGCTTCGCCGGGGCGATGCAGGTCGTCGCCCGCAACGTCGAGCCGGCCATGTGGCGCGTCGCCTCCCAGGGGTTCGACCCCAACAAGGTCATCTGCGGTTACGGTTCCTCTCCGCTCCCGCCGATCGTTCGCGACGAACTGAAGGCGATGGACCGGGTCAACACCTCCCTCCTCTACGGGACCAGTGTCCTCCTCTACGTGGACTGCACCGACGCCGAGGTCGAGGCGGTCATCGAGCGGCTGCCGCTCTCGGGTTCCCGGCTGTACGGTGAAGAGTTCATTGACATCTTCGAGCGGGGGAAGCGCGATTTCTATGAGATCGACAAGGACGTCCATACGGTGGCCCGCTTCACCATCAACAACGTCGCCACCGGACGGACTTACAGCGCCGGAACCATCCGTCCCGACCTGCTGGAAAAGTGCTTCTCCAGATAGACCAATGATCATCGATGTGCACAACCACGTTCTCTCGCCGGAGGTCATCGCCGGGGCCCGCCACTACATGACCCGGGATGCCCACTTCAAGACCCTCGGGGAGAGCCCGAAGAACAAGTACGCCACCGCCGATGACCTCGTGGCCGAGATCGGGGCGACCGGCGTCGACCAGGCGGTGGCCTTCGGTTTCGCCTTCAAGGACCAGGGCTTATGCCGGGAGACCAATGACTACGTGATTGACGCCGTTCGGCGCTACCCGGGTCGGTTGATCGGCTTTGCCTGCGTCTCTCCTCTGGCCCCGGGTCTGGAGGCGGAGCTGACCCGGTGTCATGAGGCCGGTCTGGTCGGTGTGGGCGAGCTGTTCCCCGATGGCCAGGGCTACGACATCTCCGACCAGGCCCAGGTGGGGTTGCTGGCGGGCGTCTGCCGCGAGCGGGGGATGCCTATCCTTCTCCACACCAATGAGCAGGTCGGGCACGCCTACCCGGGGAAGGGGGTCACCGGACCGGTCAGGGCGGCGGCCTTCGCCGAGCACAACCCCGGGGTGACGGTCATCCTGGCCCACCTTGGTGGGGGGCTGCTGTTCTATGAGCTGATGCCGGAGATGCGGCGCATCCTCCGCGACGTCTACTACGATACCGCCGCCATGCCCTTCCTCTACGACAAGGCCCTCCTCCAGGCCGCCGCCACGGCGGGGGTGCTGGAGAAGGTCCTCTTTGGAAGTGACTACCCCCTGCTATCCCCGGGCCGCTACGTCGAAGAAATCGACCGAGTGGGCCTGGACTCCTCACAAAAGGCCCTCATCCTAGGAGCTAACGCCGCACGGGTGATCCCAACCGCCACGGGGAGATGATAACTTGGCGATTCTGATCAAGAACGCCAGATACCTGATTCAGGACGCGGATACCGTCCTGGAGGGGGCCGACCTCGTGATCCGGGGCAACCGGATCGCTTCGGTCTCACCGACCGGGGGAGAGCCCGGCGTCGGTGACGGCGCGGGCGCCGGACCGGTGGAGGAAGTCATCGACGCCACGGAGAAAGTAGTTATCCCGGGCTTCGTCAACGCCCATACCCATCTGTACCAGAACCTCCTGAAGAACGTGCGCGAAGATCTCCCTCTCAAGCAGTGGTGTGAAGAGGTCACCTTCCCCTTTGCCGACGTTGTCCATCAAGACCACTGGCAACGCAACGACATCTCGGTCGGGTACGCCTGGTCGGTCCTCGGGGCGATGGAGATGGTCCGCTCGGGGATAACGTCCTTCATCGACATGGATCTTACCCTGGACACCATCTTCGAGGCCTGGCTGGACGTGGGTGTCCGGGGCATCGCGGCAATCACCATGGTCAACCGTTGGGTGCCGAAGGACCTGATGCGAGACGACTCAGTCCGCAAGGCCGAGGTCCTGTCCTACGTTGATCGGTGGACCGGCTCGGCTGGGCGGGGACTGGTTCAAGTCGTCCTGGCCCCGTCCACCCCGTTTGCCTGTACCCCTGATATGCTGGCCTGGATCCGCTCGATTGCCGACCAACGGGACCTCGGAGTCCAGACCCATGTCTCCGAGACCCGGTGGGAGGTCGAGCAATCCACCAGGGAGACCGGGACCACCCCCCTGGCCTATCTCGACTCGCTCGGTTTTCTGAAGGGCCACCTCACCGCGGCCCATTGTGTCCACCTGACGGCGGCCGAGATTGACCTGGTCCAGGAGCGGGGGGTCATCCCCATCTACAACCCCAAGAGCAACATGAAGCTGGGCAGCGGGGTCGCTCCGGTGGCCCGGATGCTCAGGCAGGGCATCCCCGTCGCCCTGGCCACCGACGGGGCGGCTTCCAATGATATCATGGACATGTTCGAAGAGATGCGGGTCGGGGCACTGCTCCAGAAGGTGGCCGCCGAGGATCCCTCGGTCATCTCCGCCCGGGACATGTTCCGAATGGCCACATCGAACGGCGCCCGAGCCGCCCGGCTCGACGCCGGTGAGCTGAAGCCGGGGAAGCTCGCCGACCTTGTCATCCTGGACCTCAACCAAGTGCACACCTCGCCGATTCACGACATTGTCCAAGCCCTTGTGCTCTGTGGAAAGGCAGCCGACGTGGAGACCGTCCTCATCGACGGCAAGGCAGTGATGCGCGACCGGAGGTTCACGACCATCTCTGAGGAGGAGACCTTCCAACGTGCAGTGGCGATCGGAGCGGACCGCTATGAACGGTCCCGGCAGAAGACCCTCAAGGCCGAGTTTTAGACCAAAACCGGTGGCGACACGCCCGGTGGCGGCCTACCTATGATCGGGCCGCTGATCAAGAAGATCAGGCAGGAGAACGGGATGAGCCAGACCGAACTGGCCGTCAAGACCGGATTGACGCCGAGCTTCGTCTCGCAGTTCGAGCGCGGCCTGACCGAGCCGTCGCTGGCCACCCTCCGGAGGATCTGCGAAGTCCTAGGGGTCTCCATGTTCCAGTTCCTGGTCGGGGACGAAGAGGTCAACCCGCTGGTGAAAAAGGATCAGCGGAAGCGGATCGTCTTTCCCAAGTCGAACCTCGTCCATGAACAGTTGACCAGGAGCGGCGGCCGCAAGCTGGACATGTCCTACAGCGTCCTGCCGGCGGGGGTGGTCTCCAGCGATGAACCGCTGAACCATGCCTGCGACGAGTGCATCTTCGTCCTCAGCGGCCGGCTGGAGATCCGCCTGGGCGAACAGCTGTACCTGGTTGACGAAGGTGACAGCATCTACATCGACGCGCGCACGCCTCACCAAATGCGGAACATCGGGGAAGATGAGGCCCGCATCGTCATGTGCAGCGCGCCGGCGATTTTCTGAGCGGCCTTGGTGGCCGCCAGGCACCATGGACGAGAGGTCAACCCGCTGGGGGAGCCCTCTCGTCCATGCTTTGTCAGCCCTTTCCCGACCAGCCCATGGGCCGTTGCCGCGCTGACCGCGGCCGAGAGGAGGACCGGTAGATGCAGATTGTCGGTGAACTGATCAACAGCAGCCGCAAGGGGGTTCAATCGGCGGTGGCCGCCAGGGATGTCGCCTTCATCCAAGACCTGGCCCGAAGACAGGTCGCGGCCGGGGCCACGATGCTGGACATCAATGCTGGGACTTTCCTCGAGGCCGAGCCAGAAGCCCTGGAGTGGCTGGTCAGGGTGGTCCAGGAGGCCGTCGACCTGCCCCTGTGCCTGGACAGCCCCAACCCCGTCGCCCTGGAACGCGCCCTCCGGACCCACCGGGGGAAGGCCCTGCTGAACTCGATCACCGCCGAGGAGGAACGACTCTCCTCGCTGATCCCGTTGGTTATAGAGTCTCAATGCTCCGTGGTCGGCCTGCTCATGGACGACGGCGGCATCCCGCAGACCCTGGAGGACCGCCTCCGCATCGCTCACCGGCTGGTCTCAAGGCTGACGGCGGCCGGTGTGCCGGCCGGGGACATCTTCCTTGACCCGCTGGTCCAGCCGGTCGGCGTCTCCGGGGCCTACGGCCCGGTTGTCCTCGAGACCATCCGCCGGGTCGTCAGTGAGCTGGCCCCGGTTCACACCATCTGCGGGCTGTCCAACGTATCTTTCGGGCTACCGGCCAGGAAGCTCCTGAATCGGGCCTTCGTGGTGATGGGGGTGATGAGTGGTCTGGACACGGTCATCCTCGATCCCGAGGACCAACAGCTGATGGGACTCCTCGCCGCGGCCCGGGTCGTCTCCGACCGGGATGACTTCGCCCTCGAATACATCAGCGCTTTTCGCGCCGGGAGGCTGGCCGAATGACCACCGAGACCCTCCAGCGGATTTCGGATGCCGTGCAGCGTGGCGACGCCAAGGTAGGCGACCGGCTGACCAGGGAGGCTCTGGCGGGGGGGACCGCCCCTGGGATCATTCTCACCCAAGGCCTTCTCACGGCGATGGCCACCATCGGGGCCAGGTTCAAGGCCGAGGAGGTCTTCATCTCCGAGGTCCTGATGGCCTCAATGGCCATGAAGGCCGCGATGGGAGTGCTGAGGCCCCTTCTCTCGGCCGGCGAGGTGCAAACGAAGGGGACCTTTCTCCTCGGCACGGTCAAAGGGGACCTCCACGACATGGGTAAGAACCTAGTCGCGGCAATGGTCGAGGGGGCCGGGTTCACGGTCGTCGACCTGGGCGTCAACGTCCCGCCCGAGCGTTTCGTCCAGGCCATCGTCGAGCTTAGACCCCGCCTCGTCGGGCTGTCGGCCCTCCTGACGACGACCATGCCCTGGATGAAGAAGACCATTGAAGCGATCGACCGGGCCGGCCTCCGGGAGTCGGTCAGGGTCTTTGTCGGGGGAG is from Bacillota bacterium and encodes:
- a CDS encoding amidohydrolase; amino-acid sequence: MAILIKNARYLIQDADTVLEGADLVIRGNRIASVSPTGGEPGVGDGAGAGPVEEVIDATEKVVIPGFVNAHTHLYQNLLKNVREDLPLKQWCEEVTFPFADVVHQDHWQRNDISVGYAWSVLGAMEMVRSGITSFIDMDLTLDTIFEAWLDVGVRGIAAITMVNRWVPKDLMRDDSVRKAEVLSYVDRWTGSAGRGLVQVVLAPSTPFACTPDMLAWIRSIADQRDLGVQTHVSETRWEVEQSTRETGTTPLAYLDSLGFLKGHLTAAHCVHLTAAEIDLVQERGVIPIYNPKSNMKLGSGVAPVARMLRQGIPVALATDGAASNDIMDMFEEMRVGALLQKVAAEDPSVISARDMFRMATSNGARAARLDAGELKPGKLADLVILDLNQVHTSPIHDIVQALVLCGKAADVETVLIDGKAVMRDRRFTTISEEETFQRAVAIGADRYERSRQKTLKAEF
- a CDS encoding ATP-binding cassette domain-containing protein, whose product is MSDVLVKIENLAYRYPRTKRYVLTDINLEVERGEFVAIMGANGSGKTTLCQCLNGVIPHSQGGRLKGRVTVAGLDTQTSFTSQLAQKVGMVLDDPETQLFTTKISNEIAFGPENLCHPVKEIIERIGWTLKVVRLEGFEDRPPTALSGGQKQRLAIAAALSMLPEVMVLDEPTSQLDPVGTVEVFEVIQELKERHGMTILMATHKSEEIARFADKVVVLQEGRMVACDRPQVIFSDAKLMRETWIRPPQVSELASYLGERGVNLPACPVLKSDAVEAVTQLLSAKE
- a CDS encoding XRE family transcriptional regulator gives rise to the protein MIGPLIKKIRQENGMSQTELAVKTGLTPSFVSQFERGLTEPSLATLRRICEVLGVSMFQFLVGDEEVNPLVKKDQRKRIVFPKSNLVHEQLTRSGGRKLDMSYSVLPAGVVSSDEPLNHACDECIFVLSGRLEIRLGEQLYLVDEGDSIYIDARTPHQMRNIGEDEARIVMCSAPAIF
- a CDS encoding methyltetrahydrofolate cobalamin methyltransferase encodes the protein MQIVGELINSSRKGVQSAVAARDVAFIQDLARRQVAAGATMLDINAGTFLEAEPEALEWLVRVVQEAVDLPLCLDSPNPVALERALRTHRGKALLNSITAEEERLSSLIPLVIESQCSVVGLLMDDGGIPQTLEDRLRIAHRLVSRLTAAGVPAGDIFLDPLVQPVGVSGAYGPVVLETIRRVVSELAPVHTICGLSNVSFGLPARKLLNRAFVVMGVMSGLDTVILDPEDQQLMGLLAAARVVSDRDDFALEYISAFRAGRLAE
- a CDS encoding energy-coupling factor transporter transmembrane component T — protein: MTLIQYYPGESLFHRLDPRVKILILLLLTVVIFIVENFFVIAIIFATILALWTSARLPLKAVASYFKFLLSLFVFLTILQALFYPGTRVLVHPIIPDVVPLLGGSGTITVEGLLFGLLICFRLLVLVCLLPLITMTTPIHMFALGLVRMGMTYRIAYTATTAINMIPTLQTETGVIIDAQRLRGFTVFEKGTIVQKMRAYPALVVPLVIGAMRRAQLMGVAMDARAFGALDKRSYVEDIAMRPMDWVAAGVLVVYSAATLLANFTL
- a CDS encoding ATP-binding cassette domain-containing protein, whose product is MEEPVIQVQNLTYTYPGGFTALREINFSVRRNEFVGIIGQNGAGKSTLLKNITGLLTPAVGRVVVHGFDTRRAKVADIATHVGFVLQNPDRQLFAQTVREEVAFGPKNLGLPDSDIEERVQTALAYVGLEGNREGFPPALSKGDRAKVVIASVLAMRPELIILDEPTSGQDYRGCYQIMDIARAFHQSGHTVVVVTHHMALVAEYADRVIVMGNGSILMDDTTRNVFARPDLLRQTYITPPQITQVASELNGAVGLTETVLRVPELGEAVLRRLGGKVPQN
- a CDS encoding corrinoid protein, producing MTTETLQRISDAVQRGDAKVGDRLTREALAGGTAPGIILTQGLLTAMATIGARFKAEEVFISEVLMASMAMKAAMGVLRPLLSAGEVQTKGTFLLGTVKGDLHDMGKNLVAAMVEGAGFTVVDLGVNVPPERFVQAIVELRPRLVGLSALLTTTMPWMKKTIEAIDRAGLRESVRVFVGGAPVTQDFADRIGADFYAPDAASAAELAVRAAR
- a CDS encoding amidohydrolase family protein → MIIDVHNHVLSPEVIAGARHYMTRDAHFKTLGESPKNKYATADDLVAEIGATGVDQAVAFGFAFKDQGLCRETNDYVIDAVRRYPGRLIGFACVSPLAPGLEAELTRCHEAGLVGVGELFPDGQGYDISDQAQVGLLAGVCRERGMPILLHTNEQVGHAYPGKGVTGPVRAAAFAEHNPGVTVILAHLGGGLLFYELMPEMRRILRDVYYDTAAMPFLYDKALLQAAATAGVLEKVLFGSDYPLLSPGRYVEEIDRVGLDSSQKALILGANAARVIPTATGR
- a CDS encoding ECF transporter S component, with amino-acid sequence MTNPVVTGREAGLKKYLGTTHPAVIAVWAALIAVANLLPSIPLIGTGGTFSVSAALLPLAGIFFGPIPGAVCAAIGQFIGQILAPHIAWLGMGTFIIGTTNALVAGFISRKNWVAPVAIIALFTLLWFTTAIGQQAVLFPIVVYGSGIVIGLVGALWGARLLEKDNPVGRGVAIWLASYAGFMAAAAVGNYLGILVVKIPAKVWNVLAFVTPVERTIFSLGAMIIGIPLLVGLPKIGIFVGPQPKEEDDD
- a CDS encoding amidohydrolase family protein, translated to MIIDGHVHLTRPLSMLLEGMNAAGVDRAVVCSAGLAEGETITDLATARLGMDRIARAGAQAGYGADRLWAINEGLAAAVKASSGRIGALGKLDLHLPDEVVAHELEHLRDLGLWGVGETVGLHGRVERLEPVLRALSNAPRPVLPVWIHGDYPMDADDLEQVLALARGYPAVPIVIGHLGGDHWIPVIDGARRLDHVYLDTSEAVNLVAVRVAAAEMPDRLLFGSDFPWEDPRVALMRVGQVGLESPALQRILGQNALALWPNL
- the mch gene encoding methenyltetrahydromethanopterin cyclohydrolase; its protein translation is MFSVNEEAAKIARRMISEADLLNIEVSRLDNGATVLDCGVSAAGGWLAGKHFVAVTIAGLGEVAFGTFQLSGLVLPSIDVYVDRPGIACLSSQFSGWRIPGVRYNTLAPLGSGPARAIAQNDKFCKPVPYVDKNHEVVWAIQTTVLPDVAMTDSVAAACGAEPENLYVLAAATGSFAGAMQVVARNVEPAMWRVASQGFDPNKVICGYGSSPLPPIVRDELKAMDRVNTSLLYGTSVLLYVDCTDAEVEAVIERLPLSGSRLYGEEFIDIFERGKRDFYEIDKDVHTVARFTINNVATGRTYSAGTIRPDLLEKCFSR